A genomic segment from Candidatus Viadribacter manganicus encodes:
- the recA gene encoding recombinase RecA: MASKLKLVEEAVETDKQKALSAALKQIDQAFGKGSVMRLGEKPAMEIEAISTGSLSLDIALGIGGLPKGRIVEIYGPESSGKTTLALHCIAEAQKSGGVCAFVDAEHALDPIYARKLGVDLDDLLVSQPDTGEQALEITDTLVRSGAIDVLVVDSVAALTPRAEIEGEMGDSLPGLQARLMSQALRKLTASINKSKTLVIFINQIRMKIGVMYGNPETTTGGNALKFYASVRLDIRRTGQIKERDEVVGSETRVKVVKNKVAPPFKQVQFDIIYGEGISKTGELIELGVKAGIIDKSGAWYAYGSQKIGQGKEAARRFLKENKAVAIEIEDKIRGKSAAVADAMYSPPSDEEAKDADDGE; this comes from the coding sequence ATGGCATCGAAGCTGAAGCTTGTTGAGGAAGCGGTGGAAACGGACAAGCAAAAGGCCCTCTCTGCCGCGCTGAAGCAGATCGATCAGGCGTTCGGCAAAGGCTCGGTGATGCGCCTTGGCGAAAAGCCGGCGATGGAGATCGAGGCGATCTCCACGGGCTCGCTCTCGCTCGATATCGCGCTTGGCATTGGCGGCCTTCCCAAAGGCCGCATCGTTGAAATTTACGGCCCGGAATCTTCAGGCAAGACGACGCTGGCGCTGCACTGCATCGCCGAAGCGCAAAAGAGCGGTGGCGTCTGCGCGTTCGTCGACGCCGAACACGCGCTCGACCCGATCTATGCGCGCAAGCTGGGCGTCGATCTCGATGATCTGCTGGTCTCGCAACCAGATACGGGCGAGCAGGCGTTGGAAATCACCGACACGCTTGTACGCTCCGGCGCTATCGATGTTCTGGTGGTTGACTCGGTTGCGGCGCTGACGCCGCGCGCGGAAATCGAAGGCGAGATGGGCGATAGCCTGCCGGGCTTGCAGGCGCGTCTGATGAGCCAGGCGTTGCGCAAGCTCACCGCTTCCATCAACAAGTCGAAGACGCTGGTGATCTTCATCAACCAGATTCGCATGAAGATCGGCGTGATGTACGGCAATCCGGAAACCACGACCGGTGGCAACGCGCTGAAGTTCTACGCGTCGGTTCGCCTCGACATTCGCCGCACTGGTCAGATCAAGGAACGTGACGAAGTCGTGGGTTCTGAGACCCGCGTGAAGGTGGTGAAGAACAAGGTCGCGCCGCCGTTCAAGCAGGTGCAGTTCGACATCATTTACGGCGAAGGCATCTCGAAGACCGGCGAGTTGATCGAGCTCGGCGTTAAGGCCGGCATCATCGATAAATCTGGCGCTTGGTACGCCTATGGGTCTCAGAAGATAGGCCAAGGCAAGGAAGCGGCGCGTCGGTTCCTGAAAGAGAACAAGGCCGTGGCGATTGAGATTGAAGACAAGATCCGTGGCAAGTCAGCGGCGGTTGCGGATGCGATGTATTCACCGCCGAGCGACGAAGAAGCTAAGGACGCCGACGACGGCGAATGA
- a CDS encoding pirin family protein: MRKLVIVQHAPRPHWVGDGFPVRSMFSPQTHGALLSPFILLDYAPPTAFAPAPQKRGVGVHPHRGFETVTIVYSGEVDHRDSTGNGGHIGPGDVQWMTAASGILHEEFHSAAFTKNGGTMEMVQLWVNLPAKDKMGPPGYQTLMDGEIPQVELAHGAGRVRVIAGEYAGARGSARTFTPINIWDVRLSAGAKASFDVPEGYTLAVLVQSGAVKLNGDDVAREAQFAIFEREGGAIELEAQSDAKVLILSGEPIDEPVAWYGPFVMNTQAELRQAVTDFNAGKFGDVRAFA, translated from the coding sequence ATGAGAAAGCTGGTCATTGTTCAGCACGCACCGCGCCCGCACTGGGTGGGCGATGGCTTTCCGGTGCGTTCGATGTTCTCGCCGCAGACCCACGGCGCGCTGCTGTCGCCGTTCATTCTGCTGGACTATGCGCCGCCGACCGCGTTCGCGCCCGCGCCGCAAAAGCGCGGTGTCGGCGTGCACCCCCATCGCGGCTTCGAGACGGTGACAATCGTCTATTCTGGCGAAGTCGATCACCGCGATAGTACTGGCAATGGCGGCCACATCGGGCCGGGCGATGTGCAATGGATGACGGCGGCGTCCGGCATTCTCCATGAGGAGTTTCATTCGGCGGCGTTCACGAAGAACGGCGGCACGATGGAAATGGTGCAGCTTTGGGTGAACCTGCCGGCGAAGGACAAGATGGGCCCGCCGGGGTATCAGACTTTGATGGATGGTGAGATTCCGCAGGTTGAGTTGGCGCATGGTGCGGGACGTGTGCGTGTGATCGCGGGCGAGTATGCGGGTGCGCGAGGGTCGGCGCGGACGTTCACGCCGATCAACATTTGGGACGTACGTTTGAGCGCAGGCGCCAAGGCTTCGTTCGACGTGCCGGAAGGGTATACGTTGGCTGTGCTGGTGCAGAGCGGGGCGGTGAAGCTCAATGGTGACGATGTCGCGCGCGAGGCGCAGTTTGCGATCTTTGAGCGTGAAGGTGGCGCGATTGAGCTTGAGGCGCAAAGCGACGCGAAAGTGCTGATCTTGAGCGGCGAGCCGATCGATGAACCGGTGGCGTGGTACGGACCGTTCGTGATGAACACGCAAGCGGAGCTGCGTCAGGCAGTCACCGATTTCAACGCAGGCAAGTTCGGCGACGTGCGGGCGTTTGCTTAG
- a CDS encoding thioredoxin family protein translates to MRSVLLALSVFGLMHVASCTPQAPTEIAWRHGDVEEALQEAAQTGKPVLLYWGAVWCPPCNRLKATLFQDAAFVRQTQDFVPVYLDGDSRGAQLWGEQFAIQGYPTLIILRTDRTEITRLSGGGDPQEIAQALAAARRSQSSVADLIVRAQAQPQRLSAEDWTLVSGYGWEVDTDRIVPEAERAGVLQRLAANAPTPALARRFQLLSLALADQDVALTGSQRTQLQSVLEAVLANAGEVRANRDVLIEDGAELTARLGDNARGQLQASLVGALDQLYAVENLPISDRVSTINAEIEIARAAIGEDEPFPAALVTKVRARAAWVDEAAETPFERQSAIYVAAGLLDDVGDAAGAERLLVAELERSATPFYYMPILADLAEERGDKARALDWLRQGFETSVGPASRVQWGANYAIGVTRFAPEDAAQVERAVDAIIDELATSPDSYHQRTRMRFARLETALRTWAARNDGAAVLVRLRTRMAEVCPLAQTDAEARQACAAWLSATA, encoded by the coding sequence ATGCGCTCTGTCTTGCTTGCTCTCTCAGTGTTTGGCCTGATGCATGTCGCGTCGTGCACGCCGCAAGCGCCGACGGAAATTGCTTGGCGTCACGGCGATGTCGAAGAAGCGCTGCAGGAGGCTGCCCAAACCGGCAAGCCGGTATTGCTGTACTGGGGCGCTGTATGGTGCCCGCCATGCAATCGTTTGAAGGCGACGCTGTTTCAGGACGCGGCGTTCGTGCGCCAGACGCAGGACTTCGTTCCAGTTTATTTAGATGGGGACTCGCGCGGCGCACAGCTCTGGGGTGAGCAGTTTGCTATCCAAGGCTATCCGACTTTGATCATTTTGCGCACTGATCGCACTGAGATCACGCGGCTTTCGGGTGGTGGTGATCCTCAGGAGATTGCGCAAGCCTTGGCGGCGGCGCGCAGAAGTCAGAGCAGTGTCGCGGACCTGATCGTGCGAGCGCAGGCGCAGCCGCAGCGATTGAGCGCGGAGGACTGGACGTTGGTTTCCGGCTATGGCTGGGAGGTCGACACCGATCGCATTGTGCCGGAAGCGGAGCGTGCTGGCGTCTTGCAGAGACTGGCGGCGAATGCCCCCACGCCGGCTTTGGCGCGGCGCTTCCAATTGCTGTCACTTGCTTTAGCGGATCAGGACGTGGCGCTCACCGGTTCGCAACGGACGCAACTGCAGAGCGTGCTGGAGGCGGTGCTCGCAAACGCTGGTGAAGTGCGCGCCAATCGGGATGTGCTGATTGAGGACGGGGCCGAACTCACGGCGCGCTTAGGCGATAACGCGCGCGGGCAGTTGCAGGCCTCCTTGGTGGGGGCGCTGGATCAGCTCTATGCGGTGGAGAATTTGCCGATCAGCGATCGTGTTTCGACGATCAACGCTGAAATCGAAATCGCACGAGCAGCTATTGGTGAAGATGAGCCATTCCCGGCGGCTCTGGTGACGAAAGTACGCGCGCGTGCGGCATGGGTGGATGAAGCCGCCGAGACGCCGTTTGAGCGCCAGTCAGCGATCTATGTGGCGGCGGGATTGCTGGACGATGTTGGAGACGCCGCCGGTGCTGAACGGCTCTTGGTTGCAGAACTTGAGCGCAGCGCGACACCCTTTTATTATATGCCGATCTTGGCGGATCTGGCTGAAGAGCGCGGTGACAAAGCGCGCGCGCTGGATTGGTTGCGGCAAGGCTTCGAAACATCTGTCGGTCCCGCTTCGCGTGTGCAATGGGGCGCAAATTACGCGATCGGTGTCACGCGGTTTGCACCTGAGGACGCCGCGCAGGTTGAGCGCGCGGTAGATGCGATCATTGATGAATTAGCGACAAGCCCGGACAGTTATCATCAGCGCACGCGGATGCGGTTCGCGCGGCTTGAGACGGCGCTGCGGACGTGGGCTGCTCGCAACGATGGTGCGGCCGTGCTGGTGCGGTTGCGGACGCGGATGGCAGAGGTCTGCCCGCTGGCGCAGACCGACGCGGAGGCGCGCCAGGCATGCGCGGCTTGGCTGAGCGCGACGGCTTAA